A window of Comamonadaceae bacterium OTU4NAUVB1 contains these coding sequences:
- a CDS encoding tripartite tricarboxylate transporter substrate binding protein: MKKILNRFCVALALVLSSSVAPVLAQTSWPDRPVRLVVPYSPSGTTDYAARQIAQKLTEQTGKSLYVENRVGASGTIGSDYVAKAAPDGTTFLINDTTYAMLPHLFKKLPWDHATGLVPVTRIVNTPLVVMVGGGSPYKTMQDLLDAARKAPDKLTFGSGGVGSSTHLGGELLKQNGKLLLTHVPYKGAGEAMLGVVSGQVDMLVTAAPTAIAQVKGGKARALLVTSPQRLAALPDVPTSAQAGLKDFTATNWFGIAAPRGTPQAIVDRMQAEVAKALASPDLARRFADQGADVGVMAPADFQAYVRGQTEDWGKVIRAAGVQAE, translated from the coding sequence GTGAAGAAAATCCTGAACCGTTTCTGTGTGGCGCTGGCGCTGGTGTTGTCGAGCAGCGTCGCGCCGGTGCTGGCACAGACGTCCTGGCCCGACCGCCCGGTGCGCCTCGTGGTGCCGTACTCGCCCTCGGGCACGACCGACTACGCGGCGCGCCAGATCGCGCAGAAGCTCACCGAGCAGACGGGCAAGTCGCTCTATGTCGAGAACAGGGTCGGCGCCAGCGGCACCATCGGCTCCGATTACGTCGCCAAGGCCGCGCCCGACGGCACGACCTTCCTGATCAACGACACCACCTACGCGATGCTGCCGCATCTGTTCAAGAAACTGCCCTGGGATCACGCCACCGGGCTGGTGCCTGTCACGCGGATCGTCAACACGCCGCTGGTCGTGATGGTCGGTGGCGGTTCGCCGTACAAGACCATGCAGGACCTGCTGGATGCGGCCAGAAAAGCGCCGGACAAGCTGACGTTCGGTTCGGGCGGCGTCGGAAGTTCGACCCATCTGGGCGGCGAACTCCTCAAGCAGAACGGCAAGCTGCTGCTCACGCACGTGCCCTACAAGGGTGCCGGCGAAGCCATGCTGGGGGTGGTGTCGGGCCAGGTCGACATGCTGGTGACAGCGGCCCCCACGGCGATCGCCCAGGTCAAGGGCGGCAAGGCGAGAGCGCTGCTCGTGACCTCGCCGCAGCGCCTGGCCGCCCTGCCCGACGTGCCGACCAGCGCCCAGGCCGGGCTCAAGGACTTCACCGCCACCAACTGGTTCGGCATTGCCGCGCCCCGAGGCACGCCGCAGGCGATCGTCGACAGGATGCAGGCGGAAGTCGCCAAGGCACTGGCGTCGCCGGACCTGGCCAGGCGCTTCGCCGATCAGGGGGCCGACGTGGGCGTCATGGCGCCAGCGGACTTCCAGGCGTACGTGCGCGGTCAGACCGAGGACTGGGGCAAGGTGATCAGGGCGGCCGGCGTGCAGGCTGAATAA
- the flhD gene encoding flagellar transcriptional regulator FlhD, which produces MTSEQMLTEIKEANLTYLMLSQSLIRQDKAQALFRLGISEESADLIATLSPSQIMKLASSNMLLCRFRADDDMVWNLLTQHNLPARTTNESTAMRHANPLMSSRFAEASL; this is translated from the coding sequence ATGACGAGCGAACAGATGCTTACGGAGATCAAGGAAGCCAACCTCACCTACCTCATGCTCTCCCAGAGCCTGATCCGCCAGGACAAGGCCCAGGCGCTGTTCCGCCTCGGGATCTCGGAGGAATCGGCCGACCTCATCGCCACCCTGTCGCCCTCCCAGATCATGAAGCTCGCCTCCAGCAACATGCTGCTGTGCCGCTTCCGCGCCGACGACGACATGGTGTGGAACCTGCTGACCCAGCACAACCTGCCCGCGCGCACCACCAACGAGTCCACCGCCATGCGCCACGCGAACCCGCTCATGTCCAGCCGCTTCGCCGAAGCCTCGCTCTGA
- a CDS encoding glycosyltransferase: MKISILMPTYRRPHQFKEALESLALQNRSLIGEIVIGDDTPTAGRAENLAVIEASGLSPLVRYLAHDPPKGNYPNQLSLGKRAVHEYVLLLHDDDHLCEHALDRLAAACQAETNPAVKIWFGRNLVMDEDGRIDEERSRVDTKTYGKDGPSAVRPVWEWCLRHSLPPNSWLMRADTYREFMWGPRDGNVGDWGMAVRMANSGALGSFIAEDISKYRVQAASVTGSGTNLHYMYEIAHQLKVPPEREAEKKELLLFFAEVATMRYLRAGERGLAWKCFLSPDWRWQRRFSPRGIVTLAMLATPDVLWRWKLR, translated from the coding sequence ATGAAGATATCGATTCTCATGCCGACGTACCGGCGACCCCACCAGTTCAAGGAGGCGCTGGAGAGCCTGGCGCTGCAGAACCGGTCGCTCATCGGTGAAATCGTCATCGGCGACGACACGCCGACGGCCGGGCGGGCCGAGAACCTGGCGGTCATCGAGGCGAGCGGATTGAGCCCGCTGGTGCGCTACCTCGCGCACGATCCCCCCAAGGGCAACTACCCGAACCAGCTGTCGCTGGGCAAGCGCGCCGTCCACGAGTACGTGCTGCTGCTGCACGACGACGACCACCTGTGCGAGCACGCCCTGGACCGGCTGGCGGCGGCCTGCCAGGCGGAGACCAACCCGGCCGTGAAGATCTGGTTCGGCCGCAACCTGGTCATGGACGAGGACGGCCGGATCGACGAGGAACGCTCGCGCGTCGACACCAAGACCTACGGCAAGGACGGCCCGAGCGCCGTCCGGCCGGTCTGGGAATGGTGCCTGCGCCACTCCCTGCCGCCCAACAGCTGGCTCATGCGGGCCGACACGTACCGCGAATTCATGTGGGGCCCGCGCGACGGCAACGTCGGCGACTGGGGCATGGCGGTGCGCATGGCCAACAGCGGCGCGCTGGGCAGCTTCATCGCCGAGGACATCTCGAAATACCGCGTGCAGGCGGCCTCCGTCACGGGCAGCGGCACCAACCTGCACTACATGTACGAGATCGCGCACCAGCTGAAGGTGCCGCCCGAGCGCGAGGCCGAGAAGAAGGAGTTGCTGCTGTTCTTCGCCGAGGTCGCGACGATGCGCTACCTGCGCGCCGGCGAACGTGGCCTGGCGTGGAAGTGCTTCCTGTCGCCCGACTGGCGCTGGCAGCGCCGGTTCTCGCCCCGGGGCATCGTGACGCTGGCCATGCTCGCCACGCCCGACGTCCTGTGGCGGTGGAAGCTGCGCTGA
- the trkA gene encoding Trk system potassium transporter TrkA, with translation MKIIILGAGRIGESVADTLVSERNDITVIDTDAQRLRQLEERLELRGVVGSGIEPDVLADAGARDADMLIACAAQDETNLVCCKVAHQVFGIPMRIARIRSDAYKDGSPLLGKEGFAVDRVICPEESLTRYIGKLIEYPEALQVREFAGGLACLVSVRAVAGAPLVRHSIAELRQCVPDADMRIVAIYRRLDNEPDRFIVCDGATLIEAGDEVFVLSAREHLGVVLSALHRDEPAARREVTRIMIAGGGRVGLRLARQLMESGRRYQIKVLERDHARCVRLASELPGGVMVLHGDGTDEDLLEDEGIEHIDLFLSLTSDDEDNILASLLAKRLGARRVLALINRRSYAELMHGTQIDIALSPAQTMLGELLAHVRQGDVQAVHSLRRGVAEALEIVVRGDRRTSRVVGRRICDLALPEGAQVGLVMRGLPAAGEDAAPRGGPPPTPAHVVIARGDTVLAPGDHVVVFVPRRAQVREVEKLFRVGATFF, from the coding sequence GTGAAAATCATCATCCTCGGGGCCGGCCGTATCGGTGAGAGCGTGGCCGACACCCTGGTGTCCGAGCGCAACGACATCACCGTCATCGACACCGACGCGCAGCGCCTGCGCCAGCTGGAGGAGCGCCTGGAACTGCGCGGCGTCGTGGGCAGCGGCATCGAGCCCGACGTGCTGGCCGACGCCGGCGCGCGCGATGCCGACATGCTGATCGCCTGCGCCGCCCAGGACGAGACCAACCTGGTGTGCTGCAAGGTCGCCCACCAGGTCTTCGGCATCCCGATGCGCATCGCGCGCATCCGCTCGGACGCCTACAAGGACGGCAGTCCGCTGCTGGGCAAGGAAGGCTTCGCGGTCGATCGCGTGATCTGTCCGGAGGAATCGCTCACGCGCTACATCGGCAAGCTCATCGAGTACCCCGAGGCGCTGCAGGTGCGCGAGTTCGCCGGCGGGCTGGCGTGCCTGGTGTCGGTGCGCGCGGTGGCGGGCGCGCCGCTGGTGCGCCACAGCATCGCCGAGCTGCGCCAGTGCGTGCCGGACGCCGACATGCGCATCGTCGCCATCTACCGGCGCCTGGACAACGAGCCCGACCGCTTCATCGTCTGCGACGGCGCGACGCTGATCGAGGCGGGCGACGAGGTGTTCGTGCTGTCGGCGCGCGAGCACCTGGGCGTGGTGCTCTCGGCGCTGCACCGCGACGAGCCCGCCGCTCGGCGGGAGGTCACGCGCATCATGATCGCGGGCGGCGGCCGCGTCGGGCTGCGGCTGGCGCGCCAGCTGATGGAGAGCGGCCGGCGCTACCAGATCAAGGTGCTCGAGCGCGACCACGCGCGCTGCGTGCGGCTCGCCTCCGAACTGCCCGGCGGCGTGATGGTGCTGCACGGCGACGGCACCGACGAGGACCTGCTGGAGGACGAGGGCATCGAGCACATCGACCTGTTCCTCTCGCTGACCAGCGACGACGAGGACAACATCCTGGCCAGCCTGCTGGCCAAGCGGCTGGGCGCGCGGCGCGTGCTGGCGCTGATCAACCGGCGCAGCTACGCCGAGCTGATGCACGGCACGCAGATCGACATCGCCCTGTCGCCCGCGCAGACGATGCTGGGCGAACTGCTGGCCCACGTGCGCCAGGGCGACGTGCAGGCGGTGCACAGCCTGCGCAGGGGCGTGGCCGAGGCGCTGGAGATCGTGGTGCGCGGCGACCGCCGGACGTCGCGCGTGGTCGGCCGGCGCATCTGCGACCTCGCGCTGCCCGAGGGCGCGCAGGTCGGCCTGGTGATGCGCGGGCTGCCGGCCGCGGGCGAGGACGCCGCGCCGCGCGGCGGGCCGCCGCCGACGCCGGCGCACGTCGTCATCGCGCGCGGCGACACCGTCCTCGCGCCTGGCGACCACGTCGTGGTGTTCGTGCCGCGCCGGGCCCAGGTGCGCGAGGTGGAGAAGCTGTTCCGCGTCGGCGCGACCTTCTTCTGA